In the genome of Blastopirellula marina, one region contains:
- a CDS encoding chemotaxis protein: protein MTTQSSKLGINTGILLEAGTNEAEILVFEVAGQTFGVNVAKVKEVLGISNVTRLPEGHASIEGVVRIRQDVVTLIDLAHFLYGDVEEAQAKDNDCLLLLEFNQRPLAFRVHRVHRIYRVSWKATRPLPNTLGMNAPITSVVLIDGKLVQILDFESIGAEVAGITEQQAADAAQIVKIEAPDVPIVFAEDSRMISEMIRDHLQDAGFSNIHGFVDGLAAWEYLEKVAEAQTTEDIRDRVGIVITDIEMPRMDGFSLAKHVRMHPVLGQLPILIFSSLVSKDNQKKGAQVGVDAQVSKPRYAELVSTARQLLGMNELVGV, encoded by the coding sequence ATGACGACACAGTCATCCAAACTGGGCATTAATACGGGCATCCTCCTGGAAGCAGGCACCAACGAGGCAGAGATCCTCGTCTTTGAGGTGGCAGGGCAAACGTTCGGCGTGAACGTTGCGAAGGTGAAGGAAGTTCTCGGAATCAGCAACGTCACTCGCCTACCGGAAGGACATGCTTCCATCGAAGGCGTCGTTCGAATTCGCCAGGACGTGGTCACGCTAATTGATTTGGCCCACTTCCTGTATGGTGACGTGGAAGAAGCTCAAGCCAAAGACAACGACTGCCTACTACTGCTCGAATTCAATCAGCGTCCTCTCGCATTCCGCGTTCATCGTGTCCATCGCATCTACCGCGTTAGCTGGAAAGCGACCCGTCCGTTACCAAACACTTTGGGCATGAATGCCCCAATTACCAGCGTAGTGTTAATCGATGGGAAGTTGGTCCAGATTCTCGACTTCGAGTCGATCGGCGCCGAAGTGGCGGGTATCACCGAACAGCAGGCCGCCGATGCAGCGCAGATTGTGAAAATTGAAGCTCCGGACGTTCCGATCGTGTTTGCTGAAGATTCTCGCATGATATCGGAAATGATCCGCGATCACCTCCAAGACGCCGGCTTCAGCAATATCCACGGATTCGTGGACGGTCTGGCAGCTTGGGAATACTTGGAAAAAGTCGCCGAGGCCCAAACAACCGAAGACATTCGTGACCGCGTTGGCATTGTCATCACTGACATCGAAATGCCACGCATGGATGGTTTCAGCTTGGCGAAGCATGTACGCATGCACCCAGTCTTGGGACAGTTGCCGATCCTGATCTTCTCTTCCCTGGTCTCTAAAGACAATCAGAAAAAGGGCGCCCAGGTTGGTGTCGATGCTCAGGTTTCTAAGCCTCGTTACGCGGAATTGGTCAGCACAGCTCGCCAACTCCTTGGAATGAACGAGTTGGTTGGTGTCTAA
- the mtaB gene encoding tRNA (N(6)-L-threonylcarbamoyladenosine(37)-C(2))-methylthiotransferase MtaB, producing the protein MSDLKLKTLTLGCKVNQYETELVREGLVRGGYRDADTAESADVCVVNTCTVTNEGDSKSRQAIRRLAKDNPNSRIVVMGCYATRAPDELKQLPNVSEVVTDKREIPDLLGRMGVIDIPDGISRFGDRHRAYVKVQDGCLLRCSFCIIPYVRPEMYSRPSGEIVNEVRRLAENGFREIVLTGIHLGHYGVDLNKGKPKADWVRLAQLMEMLSQIDADFRIRLSSIEATEVTRELIEVMGRFPEKICPHLHISMQSGSDAVLRRMRRRWGSQRFIDRCKLLQDSLDKPSISTDIIVGFPGETEEEFQETCQVSETVGFSKIHIFPFSPRRGTPAAEMPEQIPGDLKADRRARLAAVEDRTREIYYRSLVGDTLDVLIEAEDRDNPQLATGTSCRYAQVFCDRSQVEIGQRYQVKIDRAESDRVFGSLVPSI; encoded by the coding sequence ATGAGCGATCTCAAGCTGAAGACCCTCACCCTGGGGTGCAAGGTCAATCAATACGAAACCGAACTCGTTCGTGAAGGCTTGGTGCGCGGCGGATATCGAGACGCGGACACTGCGGAATCAGCCGATGTTTGCGTGGTCAATACTTGCACGGTCACGAATGAAGGGGACTCGAAAAGCCGCCAAGCAATTCGGCGACTGGCGAAAGATAATCCTAACTCCCGCATCGTCGTGATGGGCTGTTATGCCACACGCGCGCCGGACGAATTGAAACAACTTCCCAACGTGTCCGAAGTGGTCACCGATAAACGGGAGATTCCTGATTTATTGGGGCGGATGGGTGTTATCGACATTCCCGATGGCATTTCTCGCTTCGGCGATCGGCATCGAGCCTACGTCAAAGTCCAAGATGGCTGCCTGCTACGATGCAGCTTCTGCATTATCCCGTATGTTCGTCCAGAAATGTACAGCCGCCCATCTGGCGAGATCGTGAATGAAGTTCGCCGACTCGCCGAGAACGGTTTTCGTGAGATCGTGCTAACCGGGATCCACTTAGGGCATTACGGCGTCGACCTGAACAAGGGGAAGCCGAAAGCCGATTGGGTCCGCTTAGCCCAGCTGATGGAGATGCTTTCGCAGATCGATGCTGATTTCCGAATTCGCCTTTCAAGTATCGAAGCAACCGAGGTCACCCGTGAGCTGATCGAAGTGATGGGAAGGTTTCCGGAAAAAATATGCCCTCACTTACATATCTCGATGCAAAGCGGATCGGATGCCGTCCTGCGCCGGATGCGACGTCGCTGGGGGAGTCAGCGGTTCATCGACCGCTGCAAACTGCTCCAAGATTCGCTAGATAAGCCTTCGATTTCGACCGACATCATTGTCGGATTTCCAGGCGAAACCGAGGAAGAGTTCCAGGAAACTTGCCAGGTCTCGGAGACGGTTGGGTTCTCGAAAATCCACATCTTCCCGTTCAGCCCGCGTCGAGGAACGCCAGCCGCCGAAATGCCGGAACAGATTCCCGGCGACTTGAAAGCCGATCGACGCGCTCGTCTGGCGGCCGTGGAAGATCGCACTCGCGAGATTTACTATCGCAGCCTGGTCGGGGATACTTTGGATGTCCTAATCGAAGCGGAAGATCGCGACAATCCACAGTTAGCCACTGGCACCTCTTGCCGATATGCCCAGGTCTTCTGTGACCGAAGTCAGGTCGAAATCGGCCAACGTTACCAAGTGAAGATTGATCGAGCGGAATCGGATCGCGTGTTCGGATCACTTGTTCCATCGATTTAA
- a CDS encoding ATP-dependent Clp protease adaptor ClpS yields MGDSNTSVAEPGEATVVSTKSAPKKKPKPKRQPRYHVVLWNDDDHTYEYVILMMHELFGHPVEKGFQIAKTVDADGRAICLTTTKEHAELKREQIHAYGKDELIARCRGSMSSTIEPEC; encoded by the coding sequence GTGGGCGATTCAAATACGTCTGTAGCCGAACCTGGGGAAGCAACGGTTGTTTCGACCAAGTCAGCCCCCAAGAAGAAGCCAAAACCGAAGCGTCAACCGCGCTACCATGTCGTGCTGTGGAACGATGACGACCACACGTATGAGTACGTCATCTTGATGATGCACGAACTATTCGGGCACCCAGTGGAAAAGGGATTCCAAATCGCCAAGACGGTTGATGCCGATGGTCGCGCGATTTGCCTTACTACCACCAAAGAACATGCCGAACTCAAACGGGAGCAAATTCACGCCTACGGTAAGGACGAATTGATCGCTCGCTGCCGCGGTTCGATGTCTTCCACGATCGAGCCTGAGTGTTAA
- a CDS encoding dipeptidase → MPDLKTFLEDNRQAFIESLKELLRIPSVSTDSRHKDDVKQAADWVADRFRELEFETQVVPTEGHPIVFAQSPPVPGKPVALVYGHYDVQPPEPLELWKTPPFEPTERDGNIVARGATDDKGQMLTHVLGAMAWMKSVGELPIQVKFLIEGEEEIGSASLPPFIQENKELLANDVVVISDCSQFAPGQPAITYGLKGIAYFELKLTGPNRDLHSGTFGGSVRNPANTLCAMLGSLVDQHGWIHIPGFYDDVLPMTGDERENFAELPFDEEKFKEQLGIDQVHGEEGYTTLERRWARPTLDINGLTSGYQGEGAKTVLPGVASAKFSCRLVPDQDPHKIAESLREHLTKICPPGIKMELKAHHGSPGFVVSTDSPYIHAAKAAIEKGFGNAPVLIREGGSIPICAEFAKELDCDVLLLGWGLDDDNTHSPNEKFNLGDFQRGIEASAQLWAELAKITK, encoded by the coding sequence ATGCCGGATCTGAAAACTTTTCTAGAAGACAATCGCCAAGCATTCATTGAATCGCTCAAAGAATTGCTCCGAATTCCTAGTGTTAGCACCGACAGCCGACATAAAGACGACGTGAAGCAAGCTGCCGACTGGGTGGCCGATCGTTTTCGGGAACTCGAATTCGAGACGCAAGTTGTTCCAACAGAAGGGCATCCGATCGTATTTGCCCAAAGCCCCCCCGTTCCCGGCAAACCTGTCGCTTTGGTCTATGGTCATTACGACGTCCAACCGCCAGAGCCGCTCGAGCTATGGAAGACGCCTCCTTTCGAGCCGACCGAACGAGACGGAAACATTGTTGCTCGGGGGGCAACGGATGACAAAGGGCAGATGCTAACCCACGTTCTCGGGGCAATGGCGTGGATGAAGTCGGTTGGCGAGTTGCCGATCCAAGTTAAGTTCCTGATTGAAGGGGAAGAGGAAATTGGCAGTGCCAGTCTGCCTCCATTCATTCAAGAGAACAAAGAGTTGCTCGCTAACGATGTGGTGGTGATCAGCGATTGCTCACAATTCGCCCCGGGTCAGCCGGCGATTACCTATGGTCTTAAAGGCATTGCCTACTTCGAGTTGAAGTTGACCGGTCCAAATCGCGATCTGCACAGCGGGACGTTTGGCGGCAGTGTGCGGAACCCGGCGAACACGCTCTGCGCGATGCTCGGTTCCCTCGTCGATCAGCACGGATGGATTCATATCCCTGGATTCTATGATGACGTGCTACCAATGACCGGCGACGAACGGGAAAATTTTGCTGAGTTGCCATTCGATGAAGAGAAATTCAAGGAGCAGCTTGGCATTGATCAAGTTCATGGCGAAGAAGGCTACACCACGCTCGAACGTCGCTGGGCTCGCCCGACCTTGGATATCAATGGTTTAACCAGCGGGTACCAAGGAGAAGGAGCCAAGACGGTTCTGCCAGGCGTCGCCTCGGCTAAGTTCAGTTGCCGCTTGGTTCCCGATCAAGATCCTCACAAGATCGCCGAATCGTTGCGTGAACATCTCACCAAGATTTGTCCTCCTGGTATCAAGATGGAGCTAAAAGCCCATCATGGATCCCCTGGGTTTGTGGTTTCGACCGATAGCCCTTACATTCACGCAGCAAAGGCGGCGATTGAAAAGGGCTTCGGCAACGCTCCCGTTTTGATTCGAGAAGGGGGCTCAATCCCAATCTGTGCCGAGTTCGCGAAAGAGCTCGATTGCGATGTGTTGCTGTTGGGATGGGGTCTGGATGACGATAACACCCACAGTCCTAACGAGAAGTTCAATCTCGGGGATTTCCAACGCGGCATTGAAGCCAGCGCCCAGTTGTGGGCAGAACTCGCCAAAATCACCAAGTAG
- the serS gene encoding serine--tRNA ligase, producing MLDRKFVVDNVELVKKNCIDRGVTADVEQVVTLETARKAKLQEAEEFNRQANEINKSIGKASAEERPKIIAEGKRLRELKDAASTEVDQLEEQISDILRLIPNLTHPDAPIGEDDKSNLELKRGTTEPRKFEFPVLDHVELGEKLDLIDFEAGAQVAGAGFYYLKNEAVLLELALQQYVLSVLIKEGFVPTITPDMARTEILHGVGFIPRGPETQIYSIENTDLNLVATAEITLGGMYAGKVLEAEDLPQLFCGISHCYRTEAGAAGRASRGLYRVHQFTKVEMFAFTLPEDSEATLNKFCDLECRIFDGLKIPYRVVDTATGDLGGPAYRKFDLEAWMPGRGEAGEFGEVTSTSNCTDYQARRLNIRYKVKGEKGTHFAHTLNGTAIALSRGLIAVIENYQQADGTIEVPEVLRPYMGIDKIGPR from the coding sequence ATGCTCGACCGGAAGTTTGTTGTTGATAACGTAGAACTCGTCAAAAAGAACTGCATCGACCGCGGTGTTACTGCGGATGTTGAGCAGGTCGTGACGCTAGAAACCGCCCGAAAGGCAAAGCTTCAGGAAGCCGAGGAGTTCAATCGCCAGGCTAACGAGATCAACAAGAGCATCGGCAAGGCCTCGGCAGAAGAACGTCCAAAAATCATCGCGGAAGGAAAGCGGCTCCGCGAGCTTAAGGATGCCGCTTCGACCGAAGTTGACCAATTGGAAGAGCAGATCTCCGACATTCTTCGGCTGATTCCGAACCTGACGCATCCTGATGCACCGATTGGCGAGGATGACAAAAGCAACCTGGAACTCAAACGGGGCACTACCGAGCCCCGCAAGTTTGAATTTCCTGTGCTCGATCATGTGGAGCTAGGCGAGAAGCTTGACTTGATCGACTTCGAAGCGGGAGCGCAAGTTGCGGGCGCGGGCTTCTATTATTTGAAGAACGAAGCGGTCCTCTTGGAATTGGCCCTGCAACAGTACGTGCTAAGCGTGTTGATCAAGGAAGGTTTTGTTCCAACGATCACGCCTGACATGGCTCGGACTGAAATTCTTCACGGGGTTGGCTTCATTCCGCGCGGACCAGAAACGCAGATCTACAGCATCGAAAACACCGACCTTAACCTGGTCGCGACCGCCGAAATCACGTTAGGCGGGATGTATGCGGGCAAGGTCCTCGAAGCGGAAGACTTGCCGCAACTATTCTGCGGGATCAGCCACTGTTACCGGACCGAAGCCGGCGCTGCCGGTCGTGCGTCGCGTGGCTTGTATCGTGTGCATCAATTCACCAAGGTCGAGATGTTCGCATTCACGCTGCCGGAAGACAGTGAAGCGACGCTCAACAAGTTCTGTGATTTGGAATGCCGCATCTTCGACGGCCTGAAGATTCCTTATCGTGTGGTCGACACGGCCACCGGCGATCTCGGTGGTCCCGCTTATCGCAAGTTCGACCTGGAAGCCTGGATGCCAGGCCGCGGCGAAGCAGGCGAATTCGGCGAAGTGACCAGCACTTCAAACTGCACCGATTATCAGGCCCGTCGTCTAAACATTCGCTACAAGGTGAAGGGAGAAAAGGGAACCCATTTCGCCCACACACTTAACGGAACGGCCATCGCCCTGAGCCGAGGCTTGATCGCTGTGATCGAAAACTACCAACAAGCCGACGGCACGATCGAAGTGCCGGAAGTTCTTCGTCCCTACATGGGAATAGACAAAATCGGCCCGCGGTAG
- the glmM gene encoding phosphoglucosamine mutase, translated as MQDPIISVSGLRGILGLSLSPDTISRYVAAFVEQLPEGSILLSRDGRPSGTALGDIVKGTINLLGRDVIDAGIAATPTVGVLLRQHRSMGAIQISASHNPPEYNGLKLMGADGRVVSAEKGAQIKAAYEEQPTTWAPWDEIGSTTTCEDTTSEHIKKVLETITPGPIQKKKYRVLLDSNGGSGSIVGVKLLEALGCEVEVLGGDPNGEFLHAPEPTAENLQTIADRVRDTRVQIAFCQDPDADRLAVIDENGRYIGEEYTVALCLQNVLSKRKGAVVINGATSRMNEDVAAEFKCPVYRSAVGEANVTQEMMFRDAVFGGEGNGGPIDPQVGYIRDSFVGMANILELMTKKKKSISKLADALPRYEIVKHKVEMDAEQLPEGFDRLKYQYKDAEVQEGDGLRFKWKDRWLIARASNTEPIVRVIAESKSQEESEDMCIAATRTLRGI; from the coding sequence ATGCAAGACCCGATCATCAGCGTTTCCGGATTGCGCGGAATTTTAGGATTAAGCCTCTCACCCGATACCATCAGCCGCTACGTTGCCGCGTTTGTGGAGCAATTGCCGGAAGGAAGCATTCTGCTGTCGCGTGACGGCCGTCCCAGTGGAACTGCCCTGGGAGACATCGTTAAAGGAACAATCAATCTGCTAGGACGCGATGTAATCGACGCCGGAATCGCCGCGACCCCGACGGTTGGTGTGTTGTTGCGACAACATCGTAGTATGGGCGCGATTCAGATCTCGGCCAGCCACAATCCCCCGGAATACAATGGCCTGAAGCTGATGGGTGCGGACGGACGGGTTGTCTCCGCTGAAAAGGGAGCTCAAATCAAAGCTGCTTACGAAGAGCAGCCCACGACCTGGGCTCCCTGGGACGAAATCGGCTCAACAACAACTTGCGAGGATACCACCAGCGAGCACATCAAGAAGGTGCTCGAGACGATCACACCTGGCCCGATTCAGAAAAAGAAGTACCGAGTTCTGCTCGACTCGAATGGTGGTTCCGGCAGCATTGTTGGTGTCAAGCTATTGGAGGCTTTGGGCTGCGAGGTGGAAGTTCTCGGAGGTGATCCTAACGGCGAATTCCTCCACGCACCCGAACCAACCGCAGAGAATCTGCAGACGATTGCCGATCGCGTTCGCGATACGCGTGTTCAAATCGCCTTCTGTCAAGATCCAGATGCGGATCGCCTAGCGGTGATCGATGAGAACGGCCGCTACATTGGCGAAGAGTACACGGTGGCACTCTGCCTGCAAAACGTTCTTTCCAAGCGGAAAGGGGCCGTCGTCATCAACGGCGCTACGAGCCGAATGAACGAAGACGTCGCCGCGGAATTCAAATGTCCTGTTTATCGCTCAGCAGTGGGCGAAGCGAACGTGACGCAGGAAATGATGTTTCGTGATGCGGTCTTCGGCGGCGAAGGAAATGGAGGTCCGATTGATCCTCAAGTTGGCTACATCCGTGATAGCTTCGTTGGAATGGCCAACATCCTGGAGTTGATGACGAAGAAGAAAAAGTCAATCAGCAAGCTAGCCGACGCCCTGCCCCGCTATGAGATCGTAAAGCACAAAGTCGAAATGGACGCGGAACAACTTCCGGAAGGATTTGATCGCCTGAAATACCAATACAAAGACGCCGAAGTGCAAGAAGGCGACGGGCTTCGCTTTAAATGGAAAGATCGCTGGCTGATTGCCCGCGCCAGCAACACCGAACCCATTGTTCGGGTGATTGCCGAATCGAAATCGCAGGAAGAAAGCGAAGACATGTGCATCGCCGCGACGCGGACACTACGTGGGATCTAG
- a CDS encoding phospho-sugar mutase, producing MSGSNIDTKSLLEQVQQATADGKITATAAENIEIWLTEDRYARYAEQVAEHITSGKWKELDDAFWTIIPFGTGGRRGKMYPIGSNAINERTIGESAQGLAEYVKETVSGDLSCAIAYDTRHRSREFAELCARILVSNGFTVYFLDDYRSTPELSFLVRYKKCSCGIMVTASHNPPSDNAVKVYWSTGGQVMPPHDKQIIDRVMNVQEIPLGVEFDSAVADGKVVICTAETDDAFINAVKQQKFDGPRDLKILYSPLHGVGASAVMPALAADNFTDVSIFGPHKEPSGDFPNVPGHVSNPENPAVFDAIIEQAKTDGSELILATDPDCDRVGCAAPKTMDVTGEWGTFTGNQIGVLLADHVLSERKKGGGLTPEHYVVKTLVTTEMVRRIADSYNVRTCGNLQVGFKWIGGTMDAEGPDKFLFGCEESHGYLVGQYARDKDAAVAAMLLAELAANCKKEGKSLHEKLESLWWQHGYHAERLLNQKMPGSEGMANMQKLMAKFRETPPESVGGLKLTAVRDYQNDVIKTPDGKSSPLNGPKGNMVILDLEDDNYVAVRPSGTEPKVKFYMFSYVPAEQLSLLEAAQEEMEARLDAFEKDLVAFADSI from the coding sequence ATGAGCGGCAGTAATATCGATACGAAATCACTTCTGGAGCAGGTCCAGCAAGCCACCGCGGACGGTAAGATCACGGCCACCGCCGCAGAGAACATCGAGATCTGGCTCACCGAAGATCGCTATGCCCGCTATGCCGAGCAGGTCGCCGAGCACATTACCTCTGGTAAGTGGAAAGAACTGGACGACGCCTTCTGGACGATTATCCCCTTCGGTACGGGGGGGCGTCGTGGCAAGATGTATCCTATCGGGTCGAACGCGATCAACGAACGAACGATCGGCGAAAGTGCCCAAGGCTTGGCGGAATACGTCAAGGAAACTGTTAGTGGTGATCTTTCATGTGCGATTGCCTACGACACCCGCCACCGATCGCGCGAGTTCGCAGAACTGTGTGCTCGTATTTTGGTTTCCAACGGCTTCACCGTTTACTTCCTGGACGACTATCGCAGCACGCCTGAGCTTTCGTTCCTGGTCCGCTACAAGAAGTGCTCGTGCGGCATCATGGTGACGGCCAGCCACAACCCACCGAGCGATAACGCCGTCAAGGTTTACTGGTCGACCGGTGGTCAAGTGATGCCACCTCACGACAAACAGATCATCGACCGCGTGATGAACGTGCAAGAGATCCCGTTGGGCGTTGAATTCGATTCGGCCGTAGCGGACGGTAAAGTCGTGATCTGCACCGCGGAAACGGATGATGCGTTCATCAACGCCGTGAAACAGCAGAAGTTTGATGGGCCTCGCGATTTGAAGATTCTATACTCGCCACTTCACGGGGTAGGGGCTTCGGCTGTGATGCCTGCTTTGGCCGCGGACAACTTCACGGATGTCTCGATCTTTGGTCCACACAAGGAACCAAGTGGCGATTTCCCGAACGTTCCTGGACATGTTTCGAATCCAGAAAATCCTGCCGTATTTGATGCCATCATCGAGCAAGCCAAGACCGACGGCAGCGAACTGATTCTAGCAACCGACCCGGACTGCGATCGCGTTGGTTGTGCCGCCCCCAAGACAATGGACGTCACTGGCGAGTGGGGCACGTTTACCGGTAACCAAATTGGCGTACTTCTGGCCGATCACGTTCTTTCCGAACGAAAGAAAGGTGGTGGACTAACGCCGGAACATTACGTCGTGAAGACGTTGGTTACCACCGAAATGGTTCGCCGTATTGCCGACAGCTACAACGTCCGTACTTGCGGCAATCTTCAGGTTGGCTTCAAGTGGATCGGTGGCACGATGGATGCTGAAGGCCCCGATAAGTTCCTGTTTGGTTGCGAAGAGTCGCACGGCTACCTGGTCGGGCAGTATGCTCGTGACAAGGATGCTGCGGTTGCTGCGATGTTACTCGCAGAACTCGCTGCCAACTGCAAGAAGGAAGGCAAGTCGCTGCATGAGAAACTAGAATCGCTGTGGTGGCAACATGGCTACCACGCCGAACGTCTTCTCAACCAGAAAATGCCTGGCAGTGAAGGGATGGCCAACATGCAGAAGTTGATGGCCAAGTTCCGTGAAACTCCACCGGAATCGGTCGGTGGTTTGAAGTTGACGGCCGTTCGTGATTACCAGAACGACGTGATTAAGACGCCTGACGGAAAGAGCTCGCCACTCAACGGACCAAAGGGGAACATGGTGATCCTCGACCTGGAAGACGACAACTACGTGGCCGTTCGTCCCTCCGGTACCGAGCCGAAAGTCAAATTCTACATGTTCAGCTACGTGCCGGCCGAGCAGCTTTCGCTTTTAGAGGCGGCCCAGGAAGAGATGGAAGCCCGACTTGATGCCTTCGAGAAGGATCTGGTCGCCTTCGCGGATAGCATTTAA
- a CDS encoding sulfatase produces the protein MFRSSIVILALLCCATARAEDSAKRPNILFLFSDDHAINAISAYGSNLADVAPTPNIDRLAQEGMLFRNSFCANSICGPSRATILTGKHSHKNGFMRNTGKGFDQSQWTLSKALHAAGYNTAIIGKWHLMTDPQGFDHWEVLPGQGNYYNPAFIQQDGTTKRFDGYVTDLITDKSIDWLDGRDKSKPFFLMCQHKAPHRTFAPPLRHLDAFDSVEIPEPDTLFDDYANRSKTLATNEMEIDRYMDWAYDLKVRKDERGDVVLPAPDRYGTPEYNRMNAEQKAAWDAHFGPQNQAFLKEFQEGKLTHKDLVRWKYRRYMRDYLGAVKAVDESVGRMLKYLDDNDLAENTIVIYSSDQGFYLGEHGWYDKRWMFEESFQMPLIVRWPGVTKPNSEPEQMVQNIDYAPTLLEAAGEDIPAEIQGRSLVPILKGEDVDWRDSLYYAYYELGEHAVPQHFGVRTDRYKLIHFPVSNEWNMFDLEKDPQEMVSIYEDPAAKEIRDSLTKEYFRLREFYDAPPLPKAAGTN, from the coding sequence ATGTTTCGATCGTCCATCGTAATCCTCGCGTTACTCTGCTGTGCCACGGCGCGTGCGGAAGATTCGGCAAAACGCCCCAACATCCTGTTTCTTTTCTCAGACGATCACGCCATCAATGCGATCTCAGCATACGGTAGCAATCTTGCCGATGTCGCACCGACACCGAACATTGACCGACTTGCCCAGGAAGGAATGTTGTTTCGCAATTCATTCTGCGCGAATTCCATCTGCGGCCCCTCGCGAGCCACAATTCTGACTGGCAAACATAGCCACAAGAACGGATTCATGCGAAACACGGGCAAGGGTTTCGATCAGTCTCAGTGGACATTGTCGAAAGCTCTTCACGCGGCAGGATATAACACGGCAATCATCGGCAAATGGCACTTGATGACCGATCCACAAGGATTCGATCACTGGGAAGTCTTGCCTGGCCAGGGAAACTATTACAATCCGGCGTTCATCCAGCAAGACGGTACCACCAAACGCTTCGATGGTTACGTAACTGACCTGATTACTGACAAGTCGATCGATTGGCTTGACGGGCGAGATAAGTCAAAACCATTCTTCCTGATGTGCCAACATAAAGCGCCGCATCGAACCTTCGCGCCGCCACTGCGGCATCTCGATGCGTTCGACAGCGTTGAGATCCCAGAGCCTGACACTCTGTTTGACGACTACGCGAACCGCAGCAAGACACTCGCAACCAACGAAATGGAAATCGATCGCTACATGGATTGGGCGTACGATCTGAAGGTTCGTAAGGATGAACGAGGTGATGTTGTGCTACCAGCCCCTGATCGATACGGCACTCCAGAATACAACCGAATGAATGCCGAGCAAAAGGCAGCCTGGGACGCTCACTTCGGTCCACAGAATCAGGCGTTCCTCAAGGAGTTCCAGGAGGGAAAACTTACCCACAAAGATCTCGTTCGCTGGAAGTACCGTCGTTACATGCGGGACTACTTGGGTGCCGTGAAAGCGGTAGATGAAAGTGTCGGGCGGATGCTCAAATATCTTGACGATAATGACTTGGCCGAAAACACCATCGTGATCTACTCTTCCGACCAAGGCTTCTACCTCGGCGAACATGGCTGGTATGACAAACGCTGGATGTTTGAGGAGTCTTTCCAAATGCCACTGATTGTCCGCTGGCCGGGTGTGACCAAGCCGAATTCGGAACCAGAACAAATGGTGCAGAACATCGATTACGCCCCGACACTCTTGGAAGCAGCCGGCGAAGATATTCCCGCGGAGATTCAAGGACGTTCGCTTGTTCCAATCCTAAAAGGAGAAGACGTCGATTGGCGTGATTCGCTTTATTACGCCTACTACGAACTAGGCGAACATGCGGTACCACAACACTTCGGCGTTCGAACCGACCGCTACAAGCTCATCCACTTTCCCGTAAGCAACGAGTGGAATATGTTCGATCTCGAAAAAGATCCCCAAGAGATGGTCAGTATCTACGAAGATCCTGCCGCAAAAGAGATTCGGGATTCGCTTACCAAAGAATATTTTCGCCTTCGCGAATTCTACGATGCTCCTCCGCTGCCAAAAGCAGCCGGTACGAATTAG